TCGgtcgaagtttgcatggtaatgtacatcatatatttttttagttttatcattctcttattttagaagttacaggagggggacacacattttaccactttggaagtgtcactcgcgcaaactattcagtttagaaaaaaattatattattagaaacctcaatatcatttttgaaccCAGACGTAtgggtttaatgaaaaaaaaaaaaattgagtttcagttctatgtatggggaacccccaaaatttattgttttttttttctatttttgtgtgaaaatcttaatgcggttcacagaagaatacatctacttaccaagtttcaacagtatagttcttatagtttcggaaaaaaattacagtgacatacggacggacagaccgacagacagacatgaccaatccataagggttccgttttttgccatttggctacggaaccctataaaatgatccagcagtttgaagagtaggTCGCACCTCTTTTTCTAAATAGTGCAAGACATTTTTTGACATAAGTAGgggatttttaattttatagttacGTGCTTATAGAACCAGTTTTAGAAATGAACTCTTTAAATTCTTGTTACAGATATGCAATATGCGAGACAGAATATAGATTACACTGGTTACATAAATTATTGAAGAAAACAGTATCTTTTAAAGTAATGGTGTTTTTCTCCAGCTGTAAGTCTGTTATTTTCCACCATGAATTCTTTAGTAAATATTGTCAAATTGCAGTATTGTGTATTCATGTAAGTAATCATAATTAATACTACATTTGAATAGATGCAAGTAAATGTAGAAGTGTGTTTTAGGTTATGGATATTAAAGCGCAGTGCTATCTATCTAGCGAGTTCTTTGAAAAGGTTAAAATATAATGTGCTGTTACTTTaaagcaggggtcggcaaccttttagcagccaagggccacatagtagttaacgaaattgacgcgggccgcactttgttaatatttatgactttatcaggtattgtcgtttgtcaaaattatatacaaaatagcccaggaggctcgcgggccgcaagtgagaggttcgcaggccgcctgttgccgacccctgctttaaagggctggcatccagggcataaaattccattaaaaaaacaaaaatttgacacaattctggGGATTGACActattgacagggcaagctatgctggcgctatcgctatctgctaaatacttcgaccggccaaccccatttccatgtctaaaatatttttttaataggtgGTAGTTGCACACGTACAGCGCTATCCACAACAATTACGACGCGACATTGTATTGAATTGTCAGTAATCTCTATTTACTTGCCTCTGGTATCACAGACAATTTTATTGAATGCTAGCACTGTTAGCAGATAGGCGAATTCAATCAAGAGTTTAATTGCGTCAACTCAGGGGGACTCCTCGTTGACAACTCGTCGACTTCAGGGATCCTGCCTGTTAGCTCAAAATATATTGGAGTGAAGCTATCATTATCTGTGTTTAGTTTTAGctttaacatatatatatttttgtaatagtatgctagttttaaagtatttatctatgggccactagttgctagaaaataaagtttttaattgaaataatgAATAGgagcaaaataattaattaattgtaaataagatataatattttcccctcactagctcggaaagccgtcttttatcctttaaaacaagcggggaaaaacgcattttatccactagtggggaaagtaatttgaccttggatagagcgtgtttaagtagcttgacagataacaaaacgtaaaacgctcataataatggttcgttcgatattaattatcattagataaatgatttgaaaatttaataaaaaataccagatttagctttatttaatgatcttaagtcataaaccttaaaattccataataaacgtttgttttttaataattatgttaaatataattctgaacgcacaagttaagtcgatgtaatttcaaaacgcatcattgacatttcatacgtcagaaatgtcaacattgacaacaaaaattttgctttaaaacttctcacgtaaaagtacagaatttcgagagttttttgttataatatcgtaaaaaaatgagtgattcccgttgatgaagatgatctaacgcctgtggatgttgcactttcctcgctatagtgaggggaaaagttttgtgttacacacgggtgcaaatgtattttacttctcgtgtgttaaaacactcgctacgctcaggattctcttttagaaccactcgcttcgctcgtggttcaagtatagaatcctttcgcttgctcgtgtttcaattccacactcgcgggtaaaatacaactttgcacccttgtataacaaataactattattttgttatacCTACACACTTACTAACTGTAGTGACTGTACATTCTGCTCTTCCTCGGACCTTACTAATGAGCCCAAACTTGATGGGGTTGCGTTTAAACACCACAAATATACAGAGTAAAGCTGAGTAAAAGTGTGTTATCAAATAGGGGCTTTGTCTTATGTTTTAGGGAAAAATGAACCAAGCTGACAGGACAGCAACCATAACAAATTTCTATAATGCCAAGAATGTGGCATTATTTTGCACTGACCTAGCAGCCCGTGGTTTGGATATACCTGCAGTTGATTGGATTGTCCAGTTTGATCCTCCAGCTGACACAAATGTAAGTAAAATCTATTTTAGCCTTGTATTTAAATTGTAGGTCTGAAGCATTCGTCCCAAGCACGCCGCATATGTAATTCTGTATTTACCTGACTATGGGAAAGCTTATTAAATGACGGTATGTCGGTGGCTATATTGGCCATATGTTCACTGTACTGTAGCATATAAACTACAAAGCCGATTTAAAGGGCGTCCGCGAGCTGGCGCGGGTGCCATTATAGGGAAAATCCGTCGCATGCGTTCGCGTCGGTcagcgttgctcatactatttttcattaaccttttggacgccaattaCGTATATATCGGCAcggcaggtccaacgccaaagacggattaatcggtgaaagaccacagagcaacatagacctacgtgcatgtgaataaagttcaatttcagttttgacacttcggtgacggtGACGTGGCGGcagagtgacagcttttgtgtttgacacgacgtcgaaaaggttaaacgtCGTATTTATTAATGTTCCAGGAATACATACATAGAGTTGGAAGAACCGCAAGAGGCATAGGAGCTGCCGGGAACGCAGTCTTGTTATTGCGGCCAGAAGAAAGAGATTTTGTTGATTATTTACAAGACGCTAAAATTTTCATGGACAAGTTCGAATCGTGGAATCGCTATTATAACTTACAGCCAAAGGTACATCCTAGATTTTAACTGATGTACCTTACACCTCGTCCGCGTAGGCtattcagagggcctaccgcgaacaccgggTTATTCCCAttagttaccagtggtaactactgggatttttttcccaccttttaccagtggtaactactgaaaaaaaaacccagtAGTTACCACAAAATCGAACTAAACtgagttggtggtaactactggtaATTTCACCAACTCGGTTTGGGGGTAACTAATGGGAATAACCCCGAACAcagaagttcgcaaattgcgggcatctttctctgtcactctaattatgcCTTAATTGGaataaagagaaagatgcccgcaatagggtatttgactgtatttaaaataaattcacaccatgcatgaaaataagcaccagataattattagaaaaacagaaATAGCAGTTGTTATTGAACACAAGTTCTATTTTaaaaatcggatagaaatataaaaagtaggtgagttgaccgtgacgtcactgtgtaaTGTTTCAGTTAAATTCCATATCAGCAAATCGTTTTGAGAACCAAAAGAATTGTTAGGAGAACACCctatttgcgaacttcggtgttcgtggtaggccctctgctGCTGACTCTTCATAACcaaactttgtttatttttagttggACGCAGCGTTTAGCGATCCCAATTTCCACAAGTTAGCTGTAGACGCGATGGAAGGCTACATTAGATCTTTTGAAGTCAGAAAACTAAAACACGTGTTCAACTTGTTAACCTTAGACCTTGACGCTGCTGCAAGGTCCTTCGGATTGAAAGAGAAGCCCGATGTCGATATTCGTAAGTACCTATTTGGATTTAATTTACCTCTAAAGGAATCACTccgataaaatgtaataaaggTACCTATAGCTAAGGAGCATTTTAGATGTCTAAATTgctgctttattattattttgtttatccTTCGGTACAGTTAGGACAAAGGCGGGAGTtataaattgtgaaaaaaaagcTATTACTCACTCGTGAGCACTAATTTATACGAATCAAGTAAgtttaaatgagttttactttgaaaatactaacggtcataaattattatttttgtttatgcttcagaggccggtgtcgattttagtcgcaaaaatgtaaaattaatagatttcgtcgatgaaattgtacaccttttgttaccaaattgaaataacaagtactggtttctattagcacgtcttcttatcttgccttttatcagatcaattttttgaaaacaggctcactaaattagtaatgttttttttttctgaaggacgtttaggtaaacgcgcgtaaagcactgattttgtcgctcttatttgtaaatttcgtaaagtttggactgctaaaatggtaaatttgtattacacatattcggtacttgacctttatcagattacatttttgttatatgacttagagttcgaggacatgaaagttaaacgaattcagttttctccagaaattacttcaaaacaagttacaatttctctgaaaatcgacttaatttcaacgtaatttggatacttgaacaatctacaacatttgctgaaactattcttatacatcaatttgtataatttaccaccataattttttgttgaatttttaaaaactgccccttctcttcatatataaccggtgacgcacgctcgcgacctcagtattaaaaagcaagatgagaaaacgtgctaatagaaaccaatacttgttatttagatattacgtaacaaaacgtgtttaatttcaacgactaaatctatcaatttaaaatttttgctccaaaatcgactacggcctcttaaagatatttaatttgattaaatgTAATAgcagtttaaatttatattgacacaattttcaattgtggctgaatgtcgatgggtctgtgccttcgatgcctaaactaccaaaaaatttcaatatggcggacgaatgtttgaaatgtcaccgtatttaagaaggatttcgcttaaaatttagttttttcttcgcaagtgtgatgaaaaacattcgTGTTTAATTCCGGGGGTAAGAACattgttactcgagtctttaattcactccagccatAGACTCTCGTACagtatttcacttaccccccacgttgcacaataTAAGTACTATTCTCAATGCCACTGTGAGCTGTAAATCAATAGAATTATGCGTGTGCGATGGATAGGAAATGGCGGGTCATCTTACGAAATTCTTTGTGTGCCTAGGGTCCATACTTTATTACTTTAGTGGATACTTGGATAGAgataaactattttatttttattccagaTGTgggatttaataaaaaacacagACCAAGAAAAAGACAAGCAGCAATGCTAGCAGTTCAATCTGCACCAAGCACTAAACACGCGACTCGGCTGTAGTTTAAATGTCGAAGATGAAGAAATGTTTATTAAACTATGTAAATAAACGAAAGATTTTAAATcgtgtatattatatattgttttttttccttCTTATTCATGTCAATTTTACGGtaagaattaaatatctatCCTTGACTAGACATTCTATGGGAGATACTCTTAAGATATTTATAAGTACAAAACTTGTAACTATATAATATAGTTagtgttatagaaaataaataattttaggaacttcgtaattttatcaaatatttaggTTACGTATCAAATGCGTCAGATGTGTCCACTAGTGTTCAGTAAGTACATTACGAATGTCCACATAACATCATCCTCCTAGTTAGCCTTTGATCTTAATGATGAGATTTGTAGATACTGTTATACACAACTTCACACATGTTTGAAACAGGAGACATACAACAATTAACTTATTTCGGCAACACGTTCATTTCATAAATGCTGTTCTTCGATAATTTCTCATAACAATCCTCATGGTTATGCTGATGGTTGACGGCATATATCATAGTGTCTATAGTTTCAACAGTGGCTGGACATCGATTTAGTGAGAAGTACTGGACGCACCTCCACGACGTTTTACCATGTGTTGTTGAGTGTTTTGTATACACAAAGTTCATATGTACTAACTGTTTATGTCCTTTTCGgctgtatatgtatttatacctCACTGGTAACTGTTGATTTTCGCACGTATCGTTCACAACCAGCGACAGGGCAcctgtaataataaataggaaTAAATGTTTAACTaacaaactaataaaataaagcatTGTATCAAGACAGCATATAAGCATTATGGAATTCTTGTGATCGCAATAATAACATAGACGAGTTGTcgtttataagttttatttgtagaaaatggatataaaaatacatttacttaATTTCAAACCACACAGAATACAAAACCacacattgataaaaataataatgtagatatCATAACATCACAAGCCTGCTCTCCGACTCGCTGATAATGAAGGTTTACATACTGGTCACCTGACAATGCCAAACCAATCACTTCAAATAGTAGGAATGTGAATCTTATTTCAGTCACAAAACACGAGTCAATGTTCATATAACGTAGAGatcatagatttaagataagaATATACTAAGATTAAACCAAATCACCTTATTGTCAAAATTATTCTTGACATAAGGCAAACGATTGGGGAGcttattttcaataaataatcatTAGACTAGAATATGAGCAATTAAGTCTTTGACGTATTTTTGAGATGGCAGAAACAATGGCACAGTatgaattttcatacaaataaatgcataTTGGAAGATTGTAACAATTTCCTTGCACATTACAatgcttttttaattttacattctTAGTGTAATTGGCACTTGAGAGCTGAAAAAGCTCACTATCACAGTTAATtgtcaataattttattgtgcTTCATAGTTAGGTACTTCTGGAGAAAACattgttttctatttttgtatatgtcaattatgttataattaaatattttaaaacctaaCATGATTAAGAATAAACATTGATCTTATCAAAAGACTTTTCCGAATGATCTCCTTACTGGATTTCTTGGTCCCAGAAATCAGAATTGTTTAGAATCTATGATTCAATTATATTTCTCAATTAGAGTATCACTAAAATCATTACAAATATCTCTTAAACTTTAAACTACATAATTAAGACATCTCTTTAGAGTTctaataatgtaaaatataaaagtaaaaatatgtgtTGATGCCTATGGTGCATAATAGTCTCCTTGCAACTGTGATACTTTGAGTATATCATTATAATGTATTTCAAAACATGGCGATTTGCAAAATGGTAGTTCACAGGCACTACACATAAATCTGGTATCACGCCTTTTTCCGATTTTCCAGCATAGTCTGCAAGATCTCTGGGGGTACTTCTTTTTGCCATCTTCTTTTTGTGGTATGGTTACCAGTCGATGTTCTGCTCTGTGGCTCGGGTAATCTTCATGTGGGTTAGTTCTCAACATGTTGTTAGCCACTTTACCATTTACTAAGTTTTTTAGATCGATGAATAGTGAGTTCAGACTGGGACAATCTGAAATCACGATGGGCATTTTCATTACAACATTTgcaaaacataaattatttcagCAGTTATACAGTAATGTTGAAAATGCCATCGTGTTTTCACAGTATGAAGGCATTGCAAAAAAAATGGCATAATGTTggtgaaaataaaaatgattgcaTTTTCAACACAATCCTGGATGTCCCAATTCTTGAGAcaccaataaataaacaaacaagcaTTAGTAGGTAAGCATAACTtaaaaattaccaaaacaaCCATTATGATTATATGGTTCTTAAACAGtagcataaaaataaatgtgtctAACTTACAGATACTTtagaaatatataaaatgttatattactTACTATCTTGTGGAGAGTGGTAATCTAGTCCCATTGATAAATCCTTTTGTCCTTCCAGAGATCCATCATAATTCTTTGGATCGTTGCAAATTGCTGGGTCAGTGACTATGATGTCACTGTCATCACATTCAGTTTTAAGATCTAGTGCACTTTCAGATTCCTTACTTTTGTCATTGACATCTTTTATTGTTCGGATTATATGTGTGCTGAAAGGTGATGTGGCATCTACTGGTACATCATACATATTTCTTATATTATCATAGTTATTAGAATGCAgatgaatgttttgtttttctttagttttgggTCTCTTCTCTACATTAAGCACATCTGTGTAGTAATTTTTTTGAAGAAACTCTTCAGATTTCCTTTTCAAACTGCTTAGCCTCTGGAGTTTATCTATAAATTgttgttgtttaaaaatatcctGCACATCATTTTGGGAAGTTTCCTCACTTCTAGTGTTTTCAAAAGATTCTGTAGGACATGGCTCGGGCTCAGGAGTGGAGCTGGGTAATTCATTATCATGTATAGATAAGTTTTGTTCTCTCTCATTGTCTTCTTCATCAGTCTGAAAAGTAATAATATATGAAATTACTAATCATTACTTTTCCTAGTTTATggtataaaaagttttattactGATCATAAGTATTGTTTAAAGGAGATGGTAACCATCTCGGTTATTCAAAAATGTATCTGTATTATCGGGAAACCCTctgaaacaaataaatcttaGTGTGTTGCATTCAATGGATTCTAAGAAGGCTTATTAATCTTattgtttaataaattaaaagagctttttgataagtttttttaaagagaatt
The sequence above is drawn from the Cydia strobilella chromosome 2, ilCydStro3.1, whole genome shotgun sequence genome and encodes:
- the LOC134751754 gene encoding probable ATP-dependent RNA helicase pitchoune isoform X2, which codes for MSEEKTRPKFKSLRDKLSKTTLKAIKNMGFKHMTAVQAEVLPTALDGRDVVATAKTGSGKTLAFLVPVVESISKHLMDSLITGVHIVVATPGRLFDHMRTKEFDYTHVNCLVLDEADKIFQYGFEEDLKQIIGRLPRIRQTMLFSATEAETTQALIKSAMKDDVQSINMSEDNTRATVEGLKQGYAICETEYRLHWLHKLLKKTVSFKVMVFFSSCKSVIFHHEFFSKYCQIAVLCIHGKMNQADRTATITNFYNAKNVALFCTDLAARGLDIPAVDWIVQFDPPADTNEYIHRVGRTARGIGAAGNAVLLLRPEERDFVDYLQDAKIFMDKFESWNRYYNLQPKLDAAFSDPNFHKLAVDAMEGYIRSFEVRKLKHVFNLLTLDLDAAARSFGLKEKPDVDIHVGFNKKHRPRKRQAAMLAVQSAPSTKHATRL
- the LOC134751754 gene encoding probable ATP-dependent RNA helicase pitchoune isoform X1, which produces MSEEKTRPKFKSLRDKLSKTTLKAIKNMGFKHMTAVQAEVLPTALDGRDVVATAKTGSGKTLAFLVPVVESISKHLMDSLITGTLCIIISPTRELATQTYSVLQDLLSYHSTITSSLVIGGENRRKQSAELSTGVHIVVATPGRLFDHMRTKEFDYTHVNCLVLDEADKIFQYGFEEDLKQIIGRLPRIRQTMLFSATEAETTQALIKSAMKDDVQSINMSEDNTRATVEGLKQGYAICETEYRLHWLHKLLKKTVSFKVMVFFSSCKSVIFHHEFFSKYCQIAVLCIHGKMNQADRTATITNFYNAKNVALFCTDLAARGLDIPAVDWIVQFDPPADTNEYIHRVGRTARGIGAAGNAVLLLRPEERDFVDYLQDAKIFMDKFESWNRYYNLQPKLDAAFSDPNFHKLAVDAMEGYIRSFEVRKLKHVFNLLTLDLDAAARSFGLKEKPDVDIHVGFNKKHRPRKRQAAMLAVQSAPSTKHATRL
- the LOC134751774 gene encoding zinc finger and BTB domain-containing protein 43-like isoform X2, producing the protein MDQQFSLSWNNFHGNLTKGFAGLLGNGEFVDVTIAVDGHLLQAHKVILSICSPYFKKMFQVNPCQHPIIVLRDVTHKAMRDLLQFMYNGEVSVKREDLTSFLGTAEVLQIKGLTNKETDEEDNEREQNLSIHDNELPSSTPEPEPCPTESFENTRSEETSQNDVQDIFKQQQFIDKLQRLSSLKRKSEEFLQKNYYTDVLNVEKRPKTKEKQNIHLHSNNYDNIRNMYDVPVDATSPFSTHIIRTIKDVNDKSKESESALDLKTECDDSDIIVTDPAICNDPKNYDGSLEGQKDLSMGLDYHSPQDSALSLVVNDTCENQQLPVRYKYIYSRKGHKQLVHMNFVYTKHSTTHGKTSWRCVQYFSLNRCPATVETIDTMIYAVNHQHNHEDCYEKLSKNSIYEMNVLPK
- the LOC134751774 gene encoding zinc finger and BTB domain-containing protein 43-like isoform X1, whose product is MDQQFSLSWNNFHGNLTKGFAGLLGNGEFVDVTIAVDGHLLQAHKVILSICSPYFKKMFQVNPCQHPIIVLRDVTHKAMRDLLQFMYNGEVSVKREDLTSFLGTAEVLQIKGLTNKETDEEDNEREQNLSIHDNELPSSTPEPEPCPTESFENTRSEETSQNDVQDIFKQQQFIDKLQRLSSLKRKSEEFLQKNYYTDVLNVEKRPKTKEKQNIHLHSNNYDNIRNMYDVPVDATSPFSTHIIRTIKDVNDKSKESESALDLKTECDDSDIIVTDPAICNDPKNYDGSLEGQKDLSMGLDYHSPQDNCPSLNSLFIDLKNLVNGKVANNMLRTNPHEDYPSHRAEHRLVTIPQKEDGKKKYPQRSCRLCWKIGKRRDTRFMCSACELPFCKSPCFEIHYNDILKVSQLQGDYYAP